A portion of the Jaculus jaculus isolate mJacJac1 chromosome 5, mJacJac1.mat.Y.cur, whole genome shotgun sequence genome contains these proteins:
- the LOC101614568 gene encoding keratin-associated protein 24-1, protein MNSGSMSLLGYPGLCSATSHRNHCYIPLAPSIAFCNDDIGSSFGPCLPSSYQGNLWLLDHCQESYCEAPSCESPSHEPKTCTPSGDLQNSCVPCNNPPAGQVTSTCETTNIRARPGCSPCTGTKGYVSNCFSPPRFASKACQTLHNGSNCVGQLNYSYKNLQPLNYCGLGNFGYRSYQNLGSITRSISPSFYITRGYQPQSYLIRSCQYPNYRYSSCQPLSYLCRNFGSLSCIPSTFPPLRYLCSSNRPWNCY, encoded by the coding sequence ATGAACTCAGGCTCCATGTCTCTTCTGGGCTATCCAGGGCTTTGCAGTGCTACCTCCCACAGAAATCACTGCTACATCCCTTTGGCTCCTTCCATTGCTTTTTGCAACGATGATATAGGTTCTTCCTTTGGACCCTGCTTGCCCAGTAGCTACCAAGGCAATCTTTGGCTGCTGGACCACTGTCAAGAATCCTACTGTGAAGCACCAAGCTGTGAATCTCCCAGCCATGAGCCCAAGACCTGTACGCCAAGTGGTGATCTCCAGAACTCTTGTGTGCCCTGCAATAACCCACCTGCAGGTCAAGTCACCAGTACTTGTGAAACTACCAACATCAGAGCCAGGCCTGGCTGCAGCCCCTGCACTGGCACCAAAGGGTATGTATCCAACTGCTTCTCACCTCCTCGATTTGCATCCAAAGCCTGCCAGACACTTCATAATGGTTCCAACTGTGTTGGACAACTTAACTACTCATACAAgaatctccagcccctaaattactGTGGACTGGGTAATTTTGGATATAGAAGCTATCAAAATCTTGGCTCCATTACCAGAAGCATCTCACCCTCATTTTACATTACCAGGGGCTATCAACCACAAAGTTATCTAATAAGAAGTTGTCAGTATCCAAATTATAGATACTCAAGCTGCCAACCATTGAGCTATTTATGTAGAAACTTTGGGTCCCTGAGCTGTATACCCAGCACCTTCCCACCTCTTAGATACTTATGCAGTAGTAACAGACCTTGGAATTGCTATTGA